One window of the Clupea harengus chromosome 20, Ch_v2.0.2, whole genome shotgun sequence genome contains the following:
- the LOC116225285 gene encoding serine protease FAM111A-like, producing MSTPAREPVMQAAGASQTTPSPWRVKEENYSNSMGPHSHNFNVKFGLDVRTIHCDQPCTVLEAIKSTKKYKEHITCADGNIIIQLGKVDNECIVATHFPCSCVEEDESLIISSEKEVVGEQLTKPFDKMIYPKDRYVLFKIDTVGGKDTKTKKIFRNESVKQFKYLCVYAQKGMTVEEALKRDGRFIDDLGNFELTDNENRVITEGTQKVDNLHKKSFKVCLPRCKGKKHETAVTRRLPRKNQPTPVSDVVQQSGISVKTALEKTGSSVNTEEIYERLRQQFTELRNLMENRFPGDSYQEALNLRRENFGKIQQSFSEVHRIRKMLKLGQSVCKLNVRDVCEGTGFVLFDSFVLTNAHLFKDYVEGGKLQEGVEVLALFGYEDPEPERNYSCFSAKKTFVDFDVELDYAILELNPEGQLSNKQTTNVKVPQGLLRTFCPLPQIGEACIIGHPAGGVKKMDPICIIEKEGRRQNVQDHLNPYKDTLLTLMSIRQIISNRGIDDLMMGGSKDGVVTYNTFMYHGASGSPVFDALGRVFGLHTAGYCYGFPKEESVIEYAQPVLTIFKKFVDNLRESGKMSLLERVKKVAEQNSHLKKLTQDPDSSTPMEVD from the exons ATGTCCACCCCAGCTAGAGAGCCAGTGATGCAGGCAGCAGGTGCCTCCCAG ACTACACCTAGTCcatggagagtgaaggaggagaaTTACTCTAATTCTATG GGTCCACATTCACATAATTTCAATGTGAAATTCGGTCTAGATGTCCGTACCATTCACTGTGATCAACCTTGCACAGTGCTGGAGGCAataaaatcaacaaaaaaatataaGGAGCATATTACCTGTGCCGATGGGAACATTATTATTCAGCTGGGTAAAGTGGATAACGAATGTATTGTTGCAACACATTTCCCTTGTTCttgtgtggaggaggatgagTCTCTGATCATATCCAGTGAAAAAGAGGTCGTAGGGGAACAATTGACAAAACCGTTTGACAAAATGATATATCCGAAAGACAGATATGTATTGTTCAAGATTGATACAGTGGGAGGGAAAGACACCAAAACAAAGAAGATTTTTAGAAATGAGAGTGTCAAACAGTTCAAGTATCTCTGTGTTTACGCACAGAAGGGGATGACTGTAGAGGAGGCTCTGAAAAGAGATGGACGCTTCATTGATGACCTTGGCAACTTCGAACTGACTGACAATGAGAATCGAGTCATCACTGAAGGCACACAAAAGGTTGACAACCTGCACAAGAAAAGTTTCAAGGTCTGTCTTCCACGttgtaaaggaaaaaaacatgaaacagctgTGACAAGGCGGTTACCGCGAAAAAACCAACCAACACCAGTCTCAGATGTAGTACAGCAGAGTGGAATCAGTGTAAAAACAGCACTGGAAAAGACAGGGAGCAGTGTCAACACGGAGGAGATTTATGAACGGCTGCGTCAGCAGTTTACAGAACTGAGAAATTTGATGGAGAATAGATTCCCTGGTGATTCTTATCAGGAAGCACTGAACCTCAGGAGGGAAAACTTTGGAAAAATCCAGCAATCTTTTAGTGAAGTTCACAGAATCAGGAAGATGCTCAAACTGGGGCAGTCAGTTTGCAAACTCAATGTAAGGGATGTTTGTGAGGGAACGGGCTTTGTACTGTTTGATAGTTTTGTCCTGACTAACGCACATTTATTTAAAGATTATGTCGAAGGAGGAAAACTACAGGAGGGTGTAGAAGTGTTAGCTCTATTTGGGTATGAGGATCCTGAGCCAGAAAGAAATTACTCTTGCTTTTCTGCTAAGAAAACATTTGTTGATTTTGATGTCGAGCTTGATTATGCCATACTGGAACTTAACCCTGAGGGCCAGTtatccaacaaacaaacaaccaacgTAAAGGTACCACAAGGGCTCCTGAGGACATTTTGTCCACTGCCTCAGATAGGCGAAGCCTGTATTATTGGTCACCCAGCAGGAggagtgaaaaaaatggatCCTATATGTATCattgagaaagaggggagaaggcAGAATGTTCAGGACCATTTAAATCCGTACAAAGACACCCTGTTAACGCTCATGTCGATCCGTCAAATCATCAGTAATCGAGGCATTGACGACTTAATGATGGGTGGAAGTAAAGACGGTGTAGTGACCTACAACACTTTCATGTATCACGGTGCTTCAGGCTCCCCGGTGTTTGATGCCCTTGGCAGAGTTTTTGGTTTGCACACCGCAGGATATTGCTATGGGTTTCCAAAAGAGGAGAGTGTGATTGAGTATGCCCAACCTGTGCTTACTATATTTAAAAAGTTTGTGGATAATctgagagaaagtggaaaaATGTCCCTGTTGGAAAGAGTTAAGAAGGTGGCAGAGCAAAACTCGCACCTTAAAAAATTGACTCAGGACCCAGACAGCAGCACACCAATGGAGGTGGATTGA